In Dromiciops gliroides isolate mDroGli1 chromosome 4, mDroGli1.pri, whole genome shotgun sequence, one DNA window encodes the following:
- the LOC122754952 gene encoding LOW QUALITY PROTEIN: butyrophilin subfamily 1 member A1-like (The sequence of the model RefSeq protein was modified relative to this genomic sequence to represent the inferred CDS: inserted 2 bases in 2 codons), giving the protein MVGFMSSFLPIFLIFLFLLQMPVWGIEQFVVLGPTEPIVALLGTDITLPCHLSPSMSAEDMEIRWFCSQIYETVFGVPKSMEQAGEKLVEYXGRTELISDFVTEGSLAVKIYNVQMSDNGEYWCXFKKGNVQQEAILEVNVAVTVTVDPNPAYLIVYEKGKGTTLIQTKKDHSEVKNCSVLGKEPINSGRYYWEVEVEVETANKATWSLGICGENLNRKGQIRECPEKGFWMLGCYGGEIQAMMDQNLGKESISLVHPPHVGIFLDHEAGDISFYTMSDGSHVYNFPTVSFSGPVVMK; this is encoded by the exons ATGGTGGGCTTTATGAGCTCCTTTCTACCCATCTTCCTcatattcctctttcttcttcagaTGCCTGTGTGGGGCATAG AACAATTTGTGGTTCTTGGACCAACTGAACCAATTGTAGCTTTACTGGGGACAGACATCACACTACCCTGCCATCTCTCACCCTCAATGAGTGCAGAGGACATGGAAATCAGGTGGTTTTGCTCCCAGATCTATGAAACTGTGTTTGGTGTTCCAAAGAGTATGGAACAGGCTGGAGAGAAGCTAGTGGAAT AGGGGAGGACAGAACTTATAAGTGACTTCGTTACTGAGGGGAGTTTGGCTGTGAAGATCTACAATGTCCAAATGTCAGACAATGGAGAGTAttggt tttttaaaaaaggcaatgtACAGCAAGAAGCAATTTTAGAAGTGAACGTGGCAG TGACTGTGACTGTGGATCCAAATCCTGCTTATCTCATTGTCtatgaaaaggggaagggaacaactCTGATTCAAACAAAAAAGGACCATTCAGAAGTAAAAAACTGCAGTGTCCTGGGCAAGGAGCCCATCAACTCTGGAAGATATTactgggaggtggaggtggaggtggaaaCTGCAAATAAAGCCACTTGGAGTCTTGGTATTTGTGGAGAAAATTTAAACAGGAAAGGGCAGATCAGAGAATGCCCAGAAAAGGGTTTCTGGATGCTAGGATGCTATGGAGGGGAAATTCAGGCAATGATGGATCAAAACTTGGGGAAAGAGTCTATATCCCTTGTGCATCCTCCACATGTGGGTATTTTCCTGGACCATGAGGCAGGAGACATCTCATTTTATACCATGTCAGATGGGTCTCACGTATACAACTTTCCTACAGTCTCCTTCTCTGGCCctgttgtgatgaaataa